A stretch of DNA from Acanthopagrus latus isolate v.2019 chromosome 7, fAcaLat1.1, whole genome shotgun sequence:
TGGTGTTTGTGCTCCATTCCCCTCTCACCACCGACAGAAGCATACGACTCTTCAGTCATAAACTGGCCAGTTTCCTCTTATGTGTAATGatttttatccatctagattgtttttttttttatttagatatCCGGCTGAGAGATGTCTGCCCTGTTCTTGAATATAACTctgcttgtggtgctcaaagtaCTACAACAAAACTCGACACAGactgtctctttccagaaaccATGACCTGGTTACCCAAggtaatccacagaccttgttggTGCTTTCATTTAGGAACTGCTTCATTTTCTGCATCACCACACCAAAGGAAGTGTGCAACAACTCATGGACAAgaggctagctaactaagctagcaaAGCCAGCTAACTCAGCAActaacaccaaaacaatctagatagATTAGCGCTACAGGTAAGAATaaacatatgtatttttgattttgcggtggactgtccctttaaagtgcAGCTCGGTCTCATCAGAGTGAATAGTCACTACACTAAGATAAACTGTAATGTGATGCTGTTGACCTTGTGGGGAGTATGAAAATAAAGTAAGATtatgacctgcagcagccataTCATCCTGTCTCGACCACCCGAGTTCTGTCTTTTTAAGGCTTACCAGAGTCATTTCATTAAGGTCTCAGTACATCTGTTCAAGCTCTAAAGCTTTGTCTGTCTCGTGATTCCagtttcagagttttttttttcccagaaagaATAAATTGTTGCCATGGTATTTTAATGGTTGTGAATAAAAAGCTAAGTTTTATGAAAGGCAACGAAAAACGCTGCACCGCTCGCTGTACTTCAGTTGAATACGAATGTCTGAATCCTTCTgggtttttccttttgttctcttCCCGTCTGAACTGTGATCTGTGTCCGATGAATGACGAACGACttctgtgttgatttttttgttgttttacttttgtttcctgtgtttctgaACTTTCTTTTgcgctgttgttttttattattattattattattattattgtattttacttTGCCTCTATGgctcagattttgttttttatgacatGGTGAAACATCAATACTTGAAAGTGTGAAACTGCTGAATCTTTGGCCTCAGGCTGTGTGTGGATGTCCATTGGCTGTGGTAGTGCACTAGATTTTTCGCCATcagtgttgggttttttttgtttatttttcttgtcgTTGTTGATACATTTCAAATTGTGTTTCTAATTGATTGTTTTATCCACTCTagcatttttgtatttgtgtcagaactattattattattattattattattattattattattattattattattattatcatcattattattattggtgtCATTTCACCATCGATGAGCAACATCTGGCTCTGAGTTGAACCAGTGTACGCGGAGGTATGCAGTAGTAACACGgtattttctttctgcttgtCCTCTCAATTTTTACTTGAACatgatgtctttttgttttgattcctCGTTCCTCAGATGCTCACAGTATGCCTGAAGTGTGTGGTGGTGTACCGAGTGCTCCCATGTTGTTCAGTGGAggctttttcctcttcttgcaCTGGCTCTGCCcagatgcctttttttctttttcttttttttttttgctgtatagGCTACAACTGCTGATGCAATGAGCTGCcagaaaatggcaacaaaatggTTTATTATCAAATAGTTTAATAAAAATCTATGATGGCGCTGTGTAAATTTACACCTGTCTTCTGCCTGTCTCTGTTGTGAGTCTGGGGCGAGTTCTCCACTCTTTCTAGATGAGGAATCTCTTCCAATCGATGTTCCAAAAGGGTTCCTTTTAACTGTTGCTCTAAGTGTAACAAGCGAGCTTTCTGTATCTCGGGACTGTTTTTGCCTCCAGGTGCAGTCCTTttggtggaggagcagcagagaacacagGACAGCGTGTTTTTGTAAATGCGCTGTTTGTGTTGGACCACTCCGTTTGTCGCTTCAGTTGGTAAAGTGCTCCGCTGCACGAGCTGAGAATGAGAATTGTACTCCGCAAACACGCCttaactgaaataaacactgaaaggCAAGGCAGCAAATGTTGTCCAGAAAGACGCCAGTTTCATCCATAATGACAGATCATTTCATGACTGAAGTGGCCGTTGGAAATTGTGTGTTTATAATacatgataaaacattaaaatgaggGGAATGACTTTAAGTGGTATGTTCAGCATTTTGAGTAAAACTGTTTCATGTAGCTGCTATCCACCAGGAAAACGGCTGTTGATTGTGCTTAATTAGAGAAGGGAAAGCACAGCATCAACTTTATAATAGGCTTATGTTTTTGAAGAGTTTAAATACCCCGAAGTGAAATTGAACTAACAAGtagcttttatttaaatgttctaCACAtaatattttagtgtttgttttattttattttttttttttattattcattccAAAAGCCATATTGAAGACATGActgggctctttttttttttttccagttttttccGGATCTGTTGGCTAACCATGTTTACTGGCAGTTTCAGCGCTGCTTCAGGAAGTCGTGCATTTATTACGGCCACTCCTATTTTATCAGCCGTGTCTCACAAGTGAGCGACTGGGAGGGGGGGGACCCACAGCCTTACTTTTCCTTTATCTGACGCACCTGATCCGGGAATAATTAAAGGCAACTTCCTCTCGAGATGGAGGAGGACTTTGCTTTCATTGTCATATGTTTAATGTTCAGACGGGGGAGGAAATGACCAACCGCGGTCAGTAAGTGACTCGACTGTTTGGCAACTTGAACCTGACACTAGTAAATCTTTTTCATTTGCACTCAAGCGCGTCAGgatctgtgtgttgtgtgaggGCATTTACAGCTCCTGCTGTTCAGACAGATTAGATTAGAACCACCACTTGATGCTGCAGGAAATTTAGTTAGTATGAtgtcaagcaaaaaaaaacccccaatcAAATGATTGTGAATCTTGGAAATGAGGCTGTTGTGTTATCTCCCAGAAGAGGCATCTGAGCAGATATCtcgcttttttttattaaagttcTGTAAACAAGGACATATCAAAACACACCAATCAAATGTACGATATACAAAGTTAAAGTTCTCAGTTGGCACATTGGGATAAcattcatttttcctttcagaCACACTTGTTGTTACTGTAAACGTAACTGCTTGTTGTTCTTAAGCCAACCAGATGCTTGCTAGGCAaagtttacatttcattaataaATGTCAGGCTTGTTTGGCTTTCAATGCTACTGCACACTTGACATAATAATCAACCCACTCATGTTATCTGAGCGGACGTGTCCAAACAAGATGACATATGCCAACAACGCAGTCGGTCCAAAAAGTCCTAATTTGAAACTACAGATGTTGATTCGAGGGCAACAAAAATGTTTCGTGTCACTGTCGGTGATTTGAGGGCAAAGCGGCCCTCAGAGTCCTTACAACATTGTTTGAACAGTTTAGTGATGTGCTTCTGCTGATGTGTAACTGTTGTGGAGTTAAAGGTGCCAAgtgcagaatttttttttaatgattataacTTGAAAATTCAGCACAATTTAAGTAATGTCTGACAGCATGTGACACATTATTCCAGTGAAAATTGCAGCAGTCTGCGTTGGTTTCATCCTTCCATCTCTGTCCTctggcggggtccgccacagtGTCTTTTAGGACTCAAATCAGAGGTGTTGAGTGTGGTAATTAGCActtatgaaatgtgaaatgtcaaacaatttACAGTATTAGGAATGTCCCACACACAATATTATGTACAGTCAGTCTAGACGCGCGGTCTGAAAGTCGTGGTGATCATTGTGGTGGTAGTGGGCTCAGGGTTCTCCCGCAAACAGCGCATGTTCCCGGTGCTGAACGCGCACTGCAGCGGCCACAACACGACAACAACAAGCAGCACCATGAGCACGACAAAGAGCACCATCCTCTTCCAGTCGGCCAGCCGGTCCAGCAGGCCAACAGTCCGAGGCCGCGACTGGATGGCAGAGTCCACTGCCTTGCTGGCCCCAATGTCAATGCAGATGCAGAGGGCCGTGGGACTGTCAGGGGCGCCGTTGCCGTTGCCTTTCCTGGAGCCATTGTAGCACAGCTTCTGCCCCTCAATCCacacgtcctcctcctgctgctggtctctGGGCAGCCGGCAGAGGATTTCGCGGCTAGTGGTCAGAGCCGGGGGTCCCTCCTCGGGCAGTGTGGTGGGGTGACGGCAGAAGGGGCAAGAGAGGTGAGCGCCGCCGCCGTCCTGGTCAGCCAGCGAGACGGCCATGAGGCGGGAGAGGCACTCCAGGCAGAAGGTGTGGGTGCAGTCCAGCAGCTTGGGTGTTTTGAAGACATTGTCGTAGGTGTTGTAGCAGATGGAGCACTCTGGCTGGCTGACACTGACGACAGACACCTTCTTCTGCATCTCCCCAGTGACGTCCTGAGGGCCGACCTGTGTGTGCCAAATCTGCGGAGGCTGTTCCATCTTCAGTCAAGTCTCCCCCTGGACTCTCTGGccttttcccttcctctcccttcGTCTGTCGTTAACTTCTGGACTATCTTTAAAAgggaacaaatgaaaaagtagAGATTAGTTTTGATATTCCAGTTGGTATCTGGCATCAAGATAACTGCACAAGCAGGTGCAAACAGTTTTTTGTGGTCATAACCGTCGACAGGATATCAGCGGATCAGTGCACGTTCTATACAGCCCAGTTGAGGGTTGAACTTTCGCCATTCCTTGAACTTTTTTTGGCCCTCAGACAGAGCACAACTAATACTGCTAAGCTGACAGGATTTGCGTCAGTCAATGAGTAATTCAACCACTGAATGGGATGCAAAGAAAATGGGTCAAATGTGTTGAGTAATATTGGTGGTTTACCAAAGCAACAGCAACCAGCACAAACAAATGAGTCAGTTCAGTGACGTGCCAGGCAGAAAGGGAACGGACAACGTCCACCCCTGTATCAGTGTGGGTGATGTTCAGCAGGTGGACTCAGTGTTATTTAGATTGACACAGTGTTCTTAAGGGAACACTATGAAATATTTGCGAATcctaaagacattttaatcctAGGCTCAGGCCCAAGATATGTTCAAGTAAATTAAGAACCTCTATTGACCAAAAATTGGAGCCTCTGTTGATAAAGTTTGGTGTTgtaatgttgtgatgttgtgtcTGACCAGCGGATGACTCAGTGTCCCCGTCGTGAACGAGCACCGTTTGCTGAGCGTCGCACGCCAAATAAATGATGGAGGCgttgtaaaagtaaaacatggtGACAGTGGGCTGCTTGTGGCCTGAGCACAGAGTTgattaaactttattgtcctTGCAGTCTCGGGGAACATAGTGTTACTGATGATAAAGGACACATTGTCTCGCATGCATCGCTG
This window harbors:
- the LOC119023500 gene encoding RING finger protein 223 yields the protein MEQPPQIWHTQVGPQDVTGEMQKKVSVVSVSQPECSICYNTYDNVFKTPKLLDCTHTFCLECLSRLMAVSLADQDGGGAHLSCPFCRHPTTLPEEGPPALTTSREILCRLPRDQQQEEDVWIEGQKLCYNGSRKGNGNGAPDSPTALCICIDIGASKAVDSAIQSRPRTVGLLDRLADWKRMVLFVVLMVLLVVVVLWPLQCAFSTGNMRCLRENPEPTTTTMITTTFRPRV